GAGTTTGGCTTGTTTCCAAACCAGCCCAACGCACCGGGGCCGGAAAAGTTGGACCTCCGGCCACAAGGCCCAGCGACATTGTTATAAATGTTCGACGCTCCATTTCGAATGCTCAAAAACAATAGAGTAACCCGCTATCTTCTTGACCCCAACTCCCCCAAAGATCAGGATCTGCACATTGCCGGAACTACGTTGGCTCCAACTCAGATTTTGCGACGAAGGAGGCACCTCTCTTAAGGGGCATGCCCAACTGCGACATCAACTTCCCATGCGAGATAATTCAGCGGCCCATTGAGGCGTCAGAACGGTTCGCATTTTGGCAAAGGTCTCAAACTAGCGTAGTCTGGCTCAACTCAAACACGTTATCGAGATGGACCCTTTGCGCGATCAAACCGGCTCACCTGAGCGAGTGTTCACGTCCCACGGGACAACGCTTTTTGTCGATATTTTATCAGGTGAGCTCAGACATGGCCACTTCGAACACTGCCCGTCGAACGTTGTGTTAATACGCGAAGGCCCATTAGCACACCTTAAATTTTCGGACAAAACATCTTTACGTCAGTTGGTATACCTCGTTTCCTTCTCGTCAACTACAGACTCTAGCAAGCTGGAGTTATCAGGCAACAATCTCCCGTTTCGCAACGATGCACTCTCCATATCTGCTTTGGACAATAATGAGTTCGCACTATGTCAAGATAATATGTTCCTATGCGCAGAGCCAGACGGTCGTATTACTTTATCTCGACTTGACTGCAATACGTGGGAGCGTTTCCACATTCGGCGACACCCATTCGAAATCAGCGGAACTGTAGTTAGTCACTTTTTGGACGGTAAATTTATTAACTTCTTTATTACAGACAGGAACGATTATGTTCAGTCGTTTTTGTGTCGGGGAGATTTCTACGATAGAAGTGCACTAAATCTTATACGCGACCGATACAACCCGGACAAGATATTCCTCGATATAGGTGCAAATATTGGAAATCACTGCATCTTTGTCTCAAAATTCTGCAGTCCACGACAGATTATCGCCTTCGAGGCAAACCCCGATGCCATCGAAATACTGAAGATAAACCTCTCTTTAAACGATTGTAAAAATGTAAATACAGACTATATCGGCATGGCACTTGGATCCCAAAATAGCACAATGCGGGTATTCTATCCTGTTGCAGACAACATGGGCCGAGCTCAATTACTGACTGACGAGCACGGCGACATAAAATGCATTCGCGGCGACGATCTTGTCCAGCAGCAGCCTATCGGTTTCATCAAAATCGATGTAGAAGGCGCGGAATTTGAAATATTGCAAGGCCTATCGAAGACGATAGAACTCTGGCGCCCCGAAATATTGATTGAAGTATGGCCGCAGGGTCAGCAGAGACTAGAAGAATGGTGCACAGAAT
The genomic region above belongs to Mesorhizobium sp. B4-1-4 and contains:
- a CDS encoding FkbM family methyltransferase — translated: MDPLRDQTGSPERVFTSHGTTLFVDILSGELRHGHFEHCPSNVVLIREGPLAHLKFSDKTSLRQLVYLVSFSSTTDSSKLELSGNNLPFRNDALSISALDNNEFALCQDNMFLCAEPDGRITLSRLDCNTWERFHIRRHPFEISGTVVSHFLDGKFINFFITDRNDYVQSFLCRGDFYDRSALNLIRDRYNPDKIFLDIGANIGNHCIFVSKFCSPRQIIAFEANPDAIEILKINLSLNDCKNVNTDYIGMALGSQNSTMRVFYPVADNMGRAQLLTDEHGDIKCIRGDDLVQQQPIGFIKIDVEGAEFEILQGLSKTIELWRPEILIEVWPQGQQRLEEWCTEFRYVVSDSLPFDNNYFLVPRKIGS